The following nucleotide sequence is from Chthonomonas sp..
GCGAAGAACCACTCCATGTGGCCAAAACTCTGGATAAGCGGGATCGGATCGATCCCCTGGCTGCGGTACATGGCGAACAGCTTCTGGAGGTCTTCCAGATTCATCGAGTTGGCGTGGTAGATGCCCGGCAGCGATTTCCACCGCGCTTGCTCGGCCTGCAGCACCATCTTGTTGTAGCCCAGCGGTCCCAAGACCCGCTGGTGAAACTTCGTCTGAAAATCGAGAGCGTTTGGGCCGACGAAGAGGTGCGCCCCGCGCCACGAAAGTGTCGGCCAATCGGTGATGGTGGCTTGCACAAGCGTCACCGCCCCGTCGTTCACCCGGATGAGCTGGCCCAGCTGAGTCAACCCCATACGCAAGCCGATCGCATCTTTGCCCGTGACCTTGATGGGCCTACCTACCGCCACCGTATAACCATTCTCCGGCACGTTGAGTTTCGGATCGACCTTCGCAACAATTGCGCTCTCAGGGAACGTGGCGTCCGCGAACCGCTGCATCACCAGCTTCACCGCCTCGCTTGCATCCTTGCGCGGCTTCGGGTCAAGGGAAATCCGGAACATCGCTGGCGACATGATCGACTCCCGTGGAGCCGGGATGACTGCCGTGAGCCGGGTCGGCGATAGCACCGTGCCAGTGCGAGGCTTCAGCTTGATCGTCTCGGAGGCCGGGGCGCTCGCGGCCATTTTGCTGATCGTCATGGAGACCTTGATCGTCACAGAGCCCTGCGGAGGGATGGTCAATCGGTTGTGCCCGAGCCACAAGAGCTCCCGATCGCGCGCGAAATCTTGCTGGTAGTTGCGAGCATCGAAGAGCGTGAGCGGAGCGTCCGGGCTCGAAGCCGAGACTTCGGCAATCCGCCCCTTCATCGTGACGGACGACGAGTCGGGACCAAGTGAATTGTCCTTTGGATCGTTCGTTGGTCGTGGTGACTCTCCCAAAACCTTGGAGCTGCCATCGGAGAACCGGATCTCTCCGCCCTTGAAAGCCGTCGCCCACAGGCAGCCGACCGTGTTCTCGACGTTTGCAGGCTCAGTGCCGCGCCAGCCAAAGGTATAGGTCGCATCCACACCCGAAGCGGTACGCACGAAGCGCATCATGCCGTGCGCGAGCCGATCAGGTCCCGTGAACACGACGGTGAGGTCGCCATTCGCATCGCGCGTTACGGTCTGGGGGTTCCAGTTCGAGCTGTAGAGGCCCTTCTCCCAGTTTCCTTTGTAGTACTGAAAGAACCCGCCACGGACGATCTCAACGCCTCCCACCGTCACGAAAAGCCCACGTGTGCTCTCGTATCGCATGTCAATCGGGCTCGCATTCATGGCCAGGGTACAGAGGATCGGAATCAAATTCATAAACTCTCCTATCTTCGCATGTTACGAAGCCGGAATTCCCGTCTTATAATGATAACGATGCGGAATCTCCCACGAGTCCTTTTAGGTGCTGTCTTGGCTGGCACAGCATTGCCAAGTTTTGCGCAACCGGATTACAGTGGTGCCCTCTGGAACCAAGCGAACACGGGAAACTTCACGGTCAGCAACCGCACGACCACGTATCCGATCCTCTACGTTGTCTGCCACATTATGGAAGGCACCTACGCGGGGTCGATCAGTTGGTTCAAGAACGCCGCATCGAACGTCAGCGCCCACTACCTCATCCGCAGCAGTGACGGTCAAATCACCCAGATGGTCCGCGAGAAGGACATTGCCTACCACGCGGGCGTGTGGACTTACAATACGCAGTCAATCGGCATCGAGCACGAGGCGTTCAGCAACCAACCTCAGTGGTACACCTCGACCCTGTACCAGAGCTCCGCGCGTCTGACCCGGTACCTAACGAGCAAGTACGGCATCGCCCGCGATCGCACCAAGATTATCGGCCACAAGGAGACCGGTGCCGCTACCAGTTGTCCCGGCCCAAACTGGGACTGGAACATCTACATGCCGCTCGTGCAGAACAATGCGACGTTTGTGGATTCCACAGTTCCCGGGTACATCAGCGCAGGCCAGAACTTCGATGTGGTGATGCGATTTGTCAATGCTGGGACCGACGCGTGGACACAGTCTTCTTCGGACCCCGTTCAGTTGGGAACCGCGTCGGCGAGCCCCTACTTCGTCCCCGGCAACTGGCTCTCATCGACGCGTGCCGCCGGAGTCTTTGCCGATACACCTGCGGGCGGGACGGCGGAGTTTAAGTTCCAAATGAAAGCTCCCACTACTCTGGGCAGTTACAGTGAGGTGTTCCAGCTTTACCGCAGCAGCATCGAAGCGTTTGGACCCACGGTCACCCTCAACTTCAACGTGGGCACCGTCGACACGGTGCTGGACAACACGAGCCCAAACTTCACCGCAACCGGAAGCTGGGCGACCGGCACCACTGCTCCCGGTAAGTACGGAGCGAACTACCTCTTCAGCACAGTCACCAAGAAGACCAGCGCGGTCGCAAACTGGTTCTTGAACGTGCCTACGAGCGGGTCGTACGACGTTTACGGCTGGTGGCCCGAAGGAGCGAACAGAAGTCCGCTAGCGCTCTATCAGATGGACTCGGTCCGGGATGGGACGGTGAACGCCATCGTCAACCAAATGACCGACGGCGGTAAATGGAATCTGCTGGGTCGTGTCAGGTTGCGCCAGGGCACTGGCAACGTCAGGCTGCAGGCTTATTCGGGCAACGGTGTCGTCGTGGCGGACGCGATCAGAGTTGTCGGACCGTTCTAGGCTCGAAATCGGGCTGATCTGTGCATCGTTATGCATGGTGGGTCATGCGCAGTTACCGTCCACGGGGGCCTTCGCTGACCCTGTCTCGGTGCGTGCTGATCGAAAGCTTGTCCGAGAAGTGGTTGAGGAGCTCTGGCCCGCCGGTGGCCCGACATTGCGCATTGCCAAGGAGCTTTCAGAGCGGAAGCTGATCGCCTTGATCCGAGGGCGGCCCACAGGCGAAGCCCTGAACCGGATCGCCGAAACCCTGGGCCTGAGGTGGGTTCAACTTGACGACGCCTATGAACTGAGGGAGGACCCGCGACAGCGTGCTCTTGCATTCGCAGCGGTGCGTGCCGCTGAAACTGAACGCCGCACCGACTGGTCCGAGCAGTTGGCGATCCTACGCAAGCTCGCCGGGCGTCCCCACCAGGAGATTCTCGCCGAGGCCAAGCAACTTCGCGAACGCCTCGAGACGCTGAACCGTGACAAGCCACCTCACTGGACCGAGGAAGTTCCGGCCCTGGCGAGTCAACTCGCGCAGATAGAGCCCGCGCTCTCGCCAGAAGGAAACCTCTTCAGCCGCGCCCTCAGTGCGGCTTCGGACCGGCTCCGGAGTTCAGCCTCCTTCCAAATCCCACTAGACGACGATGGGGGCCAAGCGGTGTTCAGGTACATCCCGGAGCTTGACGAGGTGCAAGTGATGATCAGCGCCAGAGGGCTGCGGTTCAGCCGATCACTTTCCGGATCAGATGCTCTTCTTGGCGAAACCGAGTGGGACGTCGCGGCACGTGCTTGGGGCGGCGACCTTTGGACCAGTAAGCTCTCGATGGATCGGTGGCATCCATCCGGTCCAATCCGATCCGCGTTCGAATTCTGGGATCTAGTCCAGCAGGCGGCGGATCGGGATGTCATCATCGAAGCGTTTCAGACTCCCTTTTTCGACGACGGCGCGGGACGTCCCGAGCGCGCTGAGCAATGGCTCCGGCAGATCTGTGTTGCCGAGCGCCTTGACGACGGCTGGCTTCTGGCACGTCCCCGTCGCGCACCGCAGCTACGAGGCACGGACCCGCCTGAGTTAGCGCTTCGAACTTTGCTAGCGGATACCACGGCCAACTTGGACACCGCGGCGTGGTTTCTCAGCCAACTCAACCCCCGGCAGGTAGCAAGGCTTGAGGCCGGGACTGTCCACTTACCGTTCTCGACTGCCGAAGCAGCCGCATTTGCACCCATCGCCGCGGTTTGGACGAAGCTAACGCCCGAGCAGAAGCAAATCTTGCTCTCCAGGCAGCCACTCGCTGCCACCCGACTTTCGGACGGCGCACGTACTGCCTTATACCGGGCCTTAGAACAAGAGCTGTTCCGAAGCTATAGTCGGCTGGAAGCCTTCGAGCAAACGTTTCGACGGCAACCCGAGCTGCTCACGCTATTCCTAGACACCGACACCATGGCAGCGACAACGGTTCAGGATGGGCCTACGGACGTGACCTCCACCCCTGACCAAATCGCGAACCCCAATCAGGCCAGTGGTCGTACGGTGCGAAAGTACTCCTTGTACGTCGGTACCCAGGTCAAGGACTCCGCGTCCTTCACGCTGACGCTCGGCGCTAAGCCTCGATGAGTTCGTACCGGGTGTTGCGGCGGTGCGGCTTGTAGCCCGCATCGGCGATGACCCGGCAGAATTCCTCCTCATTCAGAATGAACTTGCTGCCCGCTGCGCTCACCACATTCTCTTCAATCATGATCGAGCCAAAATCGTTCGCCCCGTATCCCAGGGCCAACTGCGCGATCTTGGGCCCTTGAGTCAGGATCGATACCTGCAGGTTCGGGATGTTGTCCAAGAATATACGCGCGACGGCGACGGTTCGCAGGTAATCGAACCCGCTCGCCTTGTGCAAAATCGGCAGTTGTGTGTCCTCGGGCTGGAAGTTCCACGCGATGAAGGCGCGAAACGGATTGCATTCGTCTTGCAGGTCACGAATGCGCTGCAGGTGTTCTACTCGATCGTCAAGCGTCTCGACGTGCCCGAACATCATGCTCGCGGTGCTGCGTATTCCCAGTTCCGAAGCGGCGCGCATGCACGCAAGCCACTCATCGGTCGTGTCCTTGTACGGGGCAATGATGCCGCGGACTCGGTCCACCAGGATCTCACCGCCCGCACCCGGGATCGAATGCAAACCGGCAGCCTTGAGTCGCCCCAGCGTCTCGGAGAGCTTGAGTTTCGAAATGTGAGCAATGTAGATGATTTCTGCGGGGCTGAGTGCATGGAGGATAACTGAGGGGTACCTTTCCATGATCAAGCTGAAGATGTGCTCGTAGTAGTCAATCTTGAGCTTAGGGTTAAGGCCTCCCTGGAAGAGAATCTCAACACCGCCCTTGTCCACCGTGTCGCCCACCTTGCGCAGGATCTCGTCGTCGGTCAGAAGGTAGCCCTCGTCGTGTCCGGGAACCCGATAGAACGCACAGAATTTGCACCGGACCCAGCAGACGTTCGTGTAGTTCAAGATCCGGCCAATGACGTACGAAACCGTGTTTCCGGGCACGAGCTGCTGCCTGCGGTGGTTCGCCATCGTGGCGAGCTCGATGAGGTTCGGATGCTCGTAAAGGACCCGGGCATCCTGAGCGGTGATTCGCTCATTCGAGAAGACTTTTTCTGCGATGGCTTCGATAGCGGCAGGCGAAGCAGAGACGCTCATGCCTCCTATGATACCTACGAACTTTCACTCGCGGCTGAAATAATGAACCTAGTAGACTTTTTTCTACCTCTTCTCTTGACATGGCCCCGATGCCCGGATATTATTGCGCCATGGACATCAAAGAACTCATCATTTCTCAGTCCGTGAAGAATTCGAACGAACTCTTCCATGCCGCTCGTAAAGTGCCAGCGGACAAGCTCACGTGGAGACCCCTAGACGCAGGTCGCCACGTTCTGGATCTTTGCCAGGAGTGCGCGCTGTCGCCACTGTGGTCGGTTGAGATGCTCCACTCACGCAGATGCCCCGACTTCACGCCTGAGATGATGGCGGAGTTCGAGGCGATGAAGGAGAAGCTGACAGACCTCGATGCCTGCGAAGCCGCCTGCAAGAAGAATCTTGAAACCCTTGCCGAAGCGGTCCGTGCATTCCCCGATGCAGACTGGGGCAGCACGCTCACGCTTCCTTGGGGCGTCGAGAAGGAGTACAGCTTTGCCGCGATCGGCATGATCCACTACTGGAACGCTGTCTACCACACGGGTCAGGTCAACTACATTCAGACTCTGTACGGCGATCACAGCATGTAAAACAAATGCAGGGTCGATCCGATATGGATCGACCCTGCATGATCTTTCTCCCGCTCTTAGCGAGCGTAGAATTCGACCACTGCCTGCTCGTTAAAGAAGTTCGGGAAGTCTTCCCGCTCCGGAAGAGCAATGATCTTGCCGGCCATGCTGGCGACGTCTACTTCGATGTAGGCCGGTACCGGCGCACCTTCGTAGTGATTCATCTTGGCGATGCCGGTGCTGCTCTCTCGCGAGCGCACTCCGATGACGTCCCCCACCCGGCAGGTGTAGCTGGGGATGTTCACGATGCTGCCGTTGACGGTCACGTGTCGGTGCACCACCATCTGTCGAGCCTGGAAAATCGACTTGGCGTAGCCCAATCGGTAGACGACGGTCGCCAGTCGAAGCTCAAGGAGCCGCAAAAAGTTGAGGGAGCTGTTTCCGTGCATGCGCTGGGCGCGATCAAATGTGCGGCGAAACTGCTTTTCCATCACGTGATAGTGACGGCGAATGACCTGCTTGGCCAAAAGCTGCTCACCATACTCGCTGGTGCGGCGGTCGCGCATGTTCGGACCGTGCTGGCCAGCCGGGTAGGGCCGCTTAGCGCTCGGGCACTTTGCTTTGCCCCAGATGTTAAAGCCGACGCGTCGGCAAATGTCTGTTTTTCTTCCTCGATACGTTGCCATGATTTTTTTCTGAACTTCTGGTTCCCTTCGTTTCCTTCTGTGCACCGGGAAGTTCAGGACGGTGAGCGACCCAGCAGCCAACTTTCTCGCTCGTACCGATGCACGAATCTGAAGTATAGCACTCCTATTGCTGCCAATGCATCTCCATGTCGTCGGCTTGAGCTTGGAGCAGGTTCAGTTGGCCATCGTGATAGGCCATGTGGTTCGCGCACAGCGTCGCAGCAGTCACGCCATTGACCGTGTCACCATTCGGGAGCTCGATACCACCCCACAGCATTTCATCGGACTTGCCGCGGAGCGCATCGCAGACGCTCGCCGCAGACTCTCGAAGCTCCGCGAGCAGTGCCGACTTGGAGCGGGATTCATCCGGTGCGACGCACCACGACTCGAATGGCCAAGGACCGGGGTCTACACCAGCGAGTCTCGATGCCACCCGCCGATTGACTACCGCGACTTCGTGCGTGAAGTCGACGGGGGCTCGGCCGTGCGGCACCGAGCCAAGCAGAATTGACTCGTCCATCGCTTCAAGATCGTCCGCGTAGCGTGCTGCGTTCGCTTCTACTTGCGATGCCAGAAATTCGGAAAGACTTCCCATGATCGGCATTCTAGCAGAGCCCGCACCCCTGACCGCGAACGAGGATTGCAAGTACACTCCTAACCCGAAGCAATGGAGCTACTCGGAAGAACCTTGATTCTGCGTACCGCAGCGATGCCGTGGATCGAGCGGCTTGTGAGGCGCTCCCGCCTTTTCCGGCCCCTAGTCGGCCGCTTCGTTGCTGGAGATACTCTTGAGTCGGCCATGGGGCCAGCAGAAGCCCTCTGCGAGCGAGGGTTCAGAGTGAGCTTGGACCTGCTCGGAGAGAACACACATGATCGCGTCGAAGCGGTTAAGGCAAAGGACGCGTACATTGACATGCTCGAACGCGTCCATGCCAGCCCGCACGCGGCCAGCATGAACATCTCGATCAAGATGACTCAGTGCGGTCTGGACCTCGATGAATCCTTCGCCGAAGAACAGTTCCGTGAAGTCCTTAAGGTTGCCGCGAAGTACGACCAATTTGTCCGAGTGGATATGGAAGCGAGCGACTACACGGAGCGCACGATCTCGATGATCGAGCGGGTTTTTCCGGACCACAAGAGTACGGGCACGGTCCTCCAGAGCTATCTTTACCGCACTCCGGACGATGCGCAGCGAATGATCCGCCTGGGTGCCCGGGTGAGGATTGTCAAGGGTGCCTACCTCGAGCCCGAATCGGTGGCGTTCCCCAAGAAGAGCGATGTCGATGCAAAGTACATCGAGGTCGCAAAGGAGCTGATGATGCACGGCAACTATCCCGCCATCGCAACCCACGATGAGAGCATCATCCGCCACTTGAAAGCATGGGCGGACGAACAAGGTATCGCCAAGGAACGATTTGAGTGGCAAATGCTCTACGGAATCCGCCGGGACCTGCAGGACTCTCTTCGACAACAAGGCTACAACGTCCGGGTGTACATTCCATTCGGCGACCAGTGGTACCCATACTTCACGCGCCGACTCGCGGAACGCCCCGCGAACGCGCTGTTTATTTTCAAGAGCCTGTTTCGGGGCTAAGTTGCAGTTATTTCACCATAAGTACATTTATCGGTGTACACTATTCGCATCGCATACATTTGTACGCGATCTTAGGTTATTTGGAGAGGACATATGAATAGATTTTTTGTAACGGTCGGGCTTGCCGTCGCGGGTGTCTCGGCCCATGCTGCCATCGTCAATGCAAGCTTTGAGAACCCTGCCCAACTTTCAGGGAGCTTTACGCAAATTACTCCCCCGGGCTGGGTCTCGGATGGGATTGCAGGGGTATGGCGCTACAATACAGGCAGTCTGCACTTCGCTGTAACCCCTCCAGATGGCTCACAGGTGGGATATCTCAACGCAAGAGTTTTGGCCCAGACCACTACTACAGTGCTAGAACAAGGAATCACAACGCTTTTGTGGTTCTCTGGCCGACGATTTGACTCCTTGGAGGGCGTGAGCCAAGTTGAGCTGTGGGCTGGCGGTTCGCTCAGTTCAACTGGCGCGATGACAGGTGGCTCGCTGCTCAACTCAAGGGTCATTGCCGTGGCAGACGTTACCAAGGGAGCTTGGAAGGAGTTTAGCTTCAACTACACTGCGGGCGCAAACGATCCTAACTTGGGCAAGAACCTGACGATTCGATTCGTGAAGACGTCTGGCGGTCAGATCGACTTCGATCACGTCCGGCTCAACACCGTTCCCGAGCCCGCGACGTTCCTTGCGATCGGTCTGGGAGTGGTTGCACTTGCCGCTCGGCGACGAAGGTAACCATCTAGCTCGGTGAATGCTTGACTAGCCACTTCATCAGAGGTGGCTAGTCTGCTCTTAATCGGTCGAACGGAACCGGTCATTCAGCGCCCAACTCGACTGCGCCGCCGTGATTCCCGCCGTTTCATGCGATCCTCCACCGGTGCGCGCGTGCTCCACCAGATTGGCGAGTTCCGCGGGGTGCTCCCCCGAGTCCGTGAGTAGTCTTGGATGCCGGGACAGATACGCAGTGTCAAATCGTCCATCTTGAAAGTCCTTGTCTTTCAAGATGTTGAGGATCGACGGGATGTTCGTCCTGACCCCTAGAATATGGGTGTCTTCCAGCGCTCCGATCAAGCGCATGCGCGCCGCTTCTCGGGTTGAACCGTGCGCGATGACCTTGGCTACCAGGCTGTCGTAGAAGCGCGAAATCTCGCCTCCTTCCGCATAACCCGTGTCCACGCGAATTCCCGGTCCTACAGGCATCGCGAACCCGAGCAAGGGCCCGATGCTCGGCATGAATCCTTTCGAGGCGTCCTCGGCAACGATGCGTGCTTCGATGGCGTGTCCGTGAATTGCGCCTCGATCGCCAGCCAGGATCGATGGGTGGACGTGGTCGGCCAAAGACTCGCCGCGAGCCACAAGGATTTGCAGCGCAACCAGATCAACACCGGTGATGAGCTCGCTCACGGGGTGCTCTACTTGCAGCCGCGCGTTCACTTCGAGGAAGTAGTACTCGCCAGTGGAGGGGTCGAGCATGAACTCGACGGTCCCCGCACCAACGTACTTAGCCGCGAGCGCGAGCCGGGTTGCGCTCTGCCGCATACTCTCCCACATCGTGTCCGTCATCGCGACCGACGGTGCCTCTTCGATGAGCTTCTGATGGCGGCGCTGGATGCTGCACTCGCGTTCATAGAACACGGCAACGTTGCCGTGCCCATCGGCCACGAACTGAACCTCGATATGGCGCGGACTCTCTACCAGCTTTTCAACCATCATCGCGCCGTCGCCGAAAGCGGCCAGTGCCTCAGCGCTCGCCACCTCAAGCGACGGGATGAATGCCTCAACAGAAGACACCGCGCGCATACCGCGCCCGCCACCACCGGCGCTGGCTTTGAGCATCACCGGGAATCCGATTTCCTCGCTCGCCGCGAGCAATTCCTCTGACGTCGCTCCGGGGCGGAACAGACCCGGCGTCACCGGAACGTTGTTTGCTTCAGCAAGTCCCTTGGATCGGATCTTGTCACCCAGCGCGCGCATCGCATCGCCACTCGGGCCAACAAAAGTGATCCCTGCCGCAGTACAGGCATCGACGAAATCGGCCCGCTCGCTCAAGAAACCGTAGCCGGGATGAACTGCGTCAGCCCCGATCTCACGCGCTGCCTCGACGAGCGTATCCATTCGCAAATAGCTGGTGCTAGGCTCCGGCTCACCAATCATCACGAGCTCGTCCGCAAGATTCGCATGGACCGAACGTGCATCGGCGTCGCTGGCCACGGCGACGGTCCGGATACCCATATCGCGGGCGGTGCGGATCACGCGGCAGGCAATCTCGCCGCGGTTGGCAATCAGTAGCTTCTTCAACTCTTACACCCCAGCACAAACGATGCCTTGCGCTTCTCCAGAAATGCGGCGACTCCTTCCTTGGCCTCTTCCCCGCTCCGCGCCTCGGCTAGCCAGCGGGCGGACTCCTCCAAAGAGAGCGGCGCACACTGAGCAAGCTGCTTGGAGCGAGCCACTGCCTGCGGTCCGTTGGCCAGAACCAACTCAACTTGCCGTTTCAGTTCGATCCCAGCCGCCTCCATGGTGGGAACTTCGAAGTGCACGAGTCCGATCTGGCAGGCATGAGCCGCATCAAAAACGTCCGCGGTTGCGAACAGCCTGCGTGCGTGGCCATGGCCGATCTTGGGGATCACAAAGGGGCTGATCGTCGCGGGGATGAGCCCCAGCCTAACTTCGCTGAAGCAGAACTTAGTGCCGGTCACTGCGATGGCGACATCTGCTGCGGCGACCAGGCCACACCCACCGCCAAAGGCGGCTCCGTGCGCGAGCACGACCACGACGGCGGGATTCTCGCACATCGCTTGGAAGAGCTTTGCGAGCTTTAGCGCATCGGCCTCGTTCTCAGCCTGCGTGTAGCCGGATGCCTTCCGCATCCAGTTCAGGTCCCCACCCGCGCAGAACGTAGGCCCGTTCCCCCGCAAGATGATGAGTCGTGTGTCGCCCCGAGTCGTAAAGACCTTGGTAAGCGCCTCGATCAGATCGTCGTTGAATGCATTTCGAACGTCCGGCCGATCGAGCGTAACAATCTTTACGGTTTCAAAGGTGTCGACATTGACCATGCCTCGATTATGGCGGAGCCCAACCTCAGGCGTGACCCTCCTTCATGAACCCCTCGAAGATTGGCAGATAGAACAGCCACTCCTCGCGTGCGACGGCCTTCAGGTATGCGGGGAGCGAGATGTAGGGGATGAAGTGCGGCCTCCGTGGGTTCGTCTTCAGCTTCATCTTTGCCTGCGTTGGCGTCTTATCACCCTT
It contains:
- the mqnC gene encoding dehypoxanthine futalosine cyclase, with the protein product MSVSASPAAIEAIAEKVFSNERITAQDARVLYEHPNLIELATMANHRRQQLVPGNTVSYVIGRILNYTNVCWVRCKFCAFYRVPGHDEGYLLTDDEILRKVGDTVDKGGVEILFQGGLNPKLKIDYYEHIFSLIMERYPSVILHALSPAEIIYIAHISKLKLSETLGRLKAAGLHSIPGAGGEILVDRVRGIIAPYKDTTDEWLACMRAASELGIRSTASMMFGHVETLDDRVEHLQRIRDLQDECNPFRAFIAWNFQPEDTQLPILHKASGFDYLRTVAVARIFLDNIPNLQVSILTQGPKIAQLALGYGANDFGSIMIEENVVSAAGSKFILNEEEFCRVIADAGYKPHRRNTRYELIEA
- a CDS encoding N-acetylmuramoyl-L-alanine amidase, with amino-acid sequence MRNLPRVLLGAVLAGTALPSFAQPDYSGALWNQANTGNFTVSNRTTTYPILYVVCHIMEGTYAGSISWFKNAASNVSAHYLIRSSDGQITQMVREKDIAYHAGVWTYNTQSIGIEHEAFSNQPQWYTSTLYQSSARLTRYLTSKYGIARDRTKIIGHKETGAATSCPGPNWDWNIYMPLVQNNATFVDSTVPGYISAGQNFDVVMRFVNAGTDAWTQSSSDPVQLGTASASPYFVPGNWLSSTRAAGVFADTPAGGTAEFKFQMKAPTTLGSYSEVFQLYRSSIEAFGPTVTLNFNVGTVDTVLDNTSPNFTATGSWATGTTAPGKYGANYLFSTVTKKTSAVANWFLNVPTSGSYDVYGWWPEGANRSPLALYQMDSVRDGTVNAIVNQMTDGGKWNLLGRVRLRQGTGNVRLQAYSGNGVVVADAIRVVGPF
- a CDS encoding ATP-grasp domain-containing protein, encoding MKKLLIANRGEIACRVIRTARDMGIRTVAVASDADARSVHANLADELVMIGEPEPSTSYLRMDTLVEAAREIGADAVHPGYGFLSERADFVDACTAAGITFVGPSGDAMRALGDKIRSKGLAEANNVPVTPGLFRPGATSEELLAASEEIGFPVMLKASAGGGGRGMRAVSSVEAFIPSLEVASAEALAAFGDGAMMVEKLVESPRHIEVQFVADGHGNVAVFYERECSIQRRHQKLIEEAPSVAMTDTMWESMRQSATRLALAAKYVGAGTVEFMLDPSTGEYYFLEVNARLQVEHPVSELITGVDLVALQILVARGESLADHVHPSILAGDRGAIHGHAIEARIVAEDASKGFMPSIGPLLGFAMPVGPGIRVDTGYAEGGEISRFYDSLVAKVIAHGSTREAARMRLIGALEDTHILGVRTNIPSILNILKDKDFQDGRFDTAYLSRHPRLLTDSGEHPAELANLVEHARTGGGSHETAGITAAQSSWALNDRFRSTD
- a CDS encoding PEP-CTERM sorting domain-containing protein, translated to MNRFFVTVGLAVAGVSAHAAIVNASFENPAQLSGSFTQITPPGWVSDGIAGVWRYNTGSLHFAVTPPDGSQVGYLNARVLAQTTTTVLEQGITTLLWFSGRRFDSLEGVSQVELWAGGSLSSTGAMTGGSLLNSRVIAVADVTKGAWKEFSFNYTAGANDPNLGKNLTIRFVKTSGGQIDFDHVRLNTVPEPATFLAIGLGVVALAARRRR
- a CDS encoding proline dehydrogenase family protein, which translates into the protein MSLDLLGENTHDRVEAVKAKDAYIDMLERVHASPHAASMNISIKMTQCGLDLDESFAEEQFREVLKVAAKYDQFVRVDMEASDYTERTISMIERVFPDHKSTGTVLQSYLYRTPDDAQRMIRLGARVRIVKGAYLEPESVAFPKKSDVDAKYIEVAKELMMHGNYPAIATHDESIIRHLKAWADEQGIAKERFEWQMLYGIRRDLQDSLRQQGYNVRVYIPFGDQWYPYFTRRLAERPANALFIFKSLFRG
- the rpsD gene encoding 30S ribosomal protein S4 encodes the protein MATYRGRKTDICRRVGFNIWGKAKCPSAKRPYPAGQHGPNMRDRRTSEYGEQLLAKQVIRRHYHVMEKQFRRTFDRAQRMHGNSSLNFLRLLELRLATVVYRLGYAKSIFQARQMVVHRHVTVNGSIVNIPSYTCRVGDVIGVRSRESSTGIAKMNHYEGAPVPAYIEVDVASMAGKIIALPEREDFPNFFNEQAVVEFYAR
- a CDS encoding enoyl-CoA hydratase/isomerase family protein, with product MVNVDTFETVKIVTLDRPDVRNAFNDDLIEALTKVFTTRGDTRLIILRGNGPTFCAGGDLNWMRKASGYTQAENEADALKLAKLFQAMCENPAVVVVLAHGAAFGGGCGLVAAADVAIAVTGTKFCFSEVRLGLIPATISPFVIPKIGHGHARRLFATADVFDAAHACQIGLVHFEVPTMEAAGIELKRQVELVLANGPQAVARSKQLAQCAPLSLEESARWLAEARSGEEAKEGVAAFLEKRKASFVLGCKS